Proteins encoded by one window of Panicum virgatum strain AP13 chromosome 7N, P.virgatum_v5, whole genome shotgun sequence:
- the LOC120683202 gene encoding myb-related protein Zm38-like yields MGRSPCCCHDAGVKKGPWTEEEDRALVEHIQRHGGHVGSWRNLPKAAGLNRCGKSCRLRWTNYLRPDIKRGNFTADEERLIIALHAELGNKWSTIATHLDGRTDNEIKNYWNTHIRKKLLRMGVDPVTHQRLPPDDVLGGAALAAAPGIPEALLSAAASLGGLNSVLIQAQALQLLLQAVGGGAAAAAGLMPSFSPAADNAMPPPMLNASSIVQNFQDQQMNLLAHANYRPADDYLSNLASFAVAEHDAVRQPNASSLAPAAALAPASSSFPQEVAAAADRRPVQGFSDLLSEAIEVPSMYSLEDEHFWKDMLAESNHLPL; encoded by the exons ATGGGAAGGTCACCGTGCTGCTGCCACGACGCCGGCGTGAAGAAAGGCCCGtggacggaggaggaggaccgggCGCTGGTGGAGCACATCCAGAGGCACGGCGGGCACGTCGGCAGCTGGCGCAACCTGCCCAAGGCCGCCGGGCTCAACCGCTGCGGGAAGAGCTGCCGCCTCCGCTGGACCAACTACCTCCGCCCCGACATCAAGCGCGGCAACTTCACCGCCGACGAGGAGCGCCTCATCATCGCCCTCCACGCCGAGCTCGGCAACAA GTGGTCGACGATCGCGACGCACCTGGACGGCCGGACGGACAACGAGATCAAGAACTACTGGAACACGCACATCCGGAAGAAGCTCCTGCGCATGGGCGTCGACCCCGTCACGCACCAGCGGCTGCCCCCCGACGAcgtcctcggcggcgccgccctcgccgccgcccccggcatCCCCGAGGCGCTcctctcggcggcggcgagcctcgGAGGCCTGAACAGCGTTCTGATTCAGGCGCAGGCGCTGCAGCTCCTGCTGCAGGCcgtcggtggcggcgctgctgctgctgctggtctcATGCCCAGCTTCAGCCCAGCTGCAGATAATGCCATGCCGCCGCCCATGCTCAACGCGAGCAGCATCGTGCAAAACTTCCAGGACCAGCAGATGAACCTCTTGGCTCACGCGAACTACCGGCCGGCTGACGATTATCTCAGCAATCTCGCAAGTTTTGCAGTTGCAGAGCACGACGCGGTGCGGCAGCCGAACGCTTCGTCTCTGGCGCCGGCTGCGGCATTGGCGCCTGCATCGTCGTCTTTTCCGCAGGAAGTGGCAGCTGCAGCTGACCGGCGGCCGGTGCAGGGTTTTTCCGATCTTCTGTCGGAGGCCATTGAGGTGCCGAGCATGTACTCTTTGGAGGACGAACATTTCTGGAAGGACATGCTAGCAGAGAGCAACCACTTGCCACTATAA
- the LOC120680621 gene encoding probable inorganic phosphate transporter 1-3 produces the protein MARAHPLNVLATLDRARTQRYHLAAAAIAGTGFLAGAYNLFAIIFAGRLIGRVYYADETATPGQLPPDAAAALNGAAFCGTFLGQLAFGWLGDRIGRRRAYGWALALMAVFSAASGLSFGREPKAVLATLCLFRFWLGVGVGGSYPLSAAVIAEYANKRTRGAFVAGAHAMQGVGILLGCAVALGVCSVVPEADHVWRAILVAGAAPAALGFYLRTKLPETARYTALVARNPKRAADDMSLVLRTRIQEQEVDVSVGRVDDEWGLFSVQFLKRHGLHLLATSSACFLLSVTYYSQNILQKDLLGKHGWVSPSPAASMGAVQEVARLARAQALIALCGATPGYILSVVLIDVLGRRRLQLAGFVVMTVSLLALAISYDHWTSHPAGFFALYNVTFFFANAGPNATTFVAPAELFPARLRCTCHGVAMAAGKAGAVLGTFGFLSKGADSKYVSGIGARNELFVLAGTNFLGMLMSLFVPETRGASLEVLSKEVVYESIDMFMDSNGE, from the coding sequence aTGGCGCGCGCGCACCCGCTCAACGTCCTGGCGACGCTCGACCGCGCCAGGACGCAGCGgtaccacctcgccgccgccgcgatcgcGGGCACGGGCTTCCTCGCCGGGGCTTACAACCTGTTCGCTATCATCTTCGCCGGCAGGCTGATCGGCCGCGTCTACTACGCTGATGAAACCGCCACCCCCGGCCAGCTGCCCcccgacgccgcggccgcgctcaaCGGTGCCGCGTTCTGCGGGACGTTTCTCGGGCAGCTCGCGTTCGGCTGGCTCGGCGACAGGATCGGTCGCCGACGCGCCTACGGATGGGCACTGGCGCTCATGGCCGTGTTCTCCGCGGCGTCCGGACTCTCCTTCGGCCGCGAGCCGAAGGCCGTCCTGGCGACACTGTGCCTCTTCCGCTTCTGGCTCGgtgtcggcgtcggcggcagcTACCCCCTGAGCGCGGCCGTCATCGCTGAGTACGCCAACAAGCGCACCCGCGGCGCGTTCGTCGCCGGAGCCCACGCCATGCAAGGTGTCGGCATCCTCCTCGGGTGCGCTGTCGCGCTCGGCGTGTGCTCCGTCGTGCCGGAGGCCGACCACGTGTGGCGCGCAATCCTCgtggccggcgcagcgccggccGCTCTCGGCTTCTACCTGCGCACGAAGCTGCCGGAGACCGCTCGGTACACGGCGCTGGTCGCCCGCAACCCGAAGCGTGCGGCGGACGACATGTCGCTGGTGCTCCGCACCAGAATCCAAGAGCAGGAGGTGGACGTGTCCGTTGGCCGCGTCGACGACGAGTGGGGCCTCTTCTCGGTGCAGTTTCTGAAGAGGCATGGCCTCCACCTGCTGGCCACCTCAAGCGCGTGCTTCCTCCTCAGCGTGACCTACTACAGTCAGAACATCCTCCAAAAGGATCTCCTCGGCAAGCATGGGTGGGTCTCCCCTTCCCCGGCGGCGAGCATGGGCGCCGTCCAGGAAGTCGCCCGCCTCGCCCGCGCGCAGGCGCTCATCGCGCTCTGCGGCGCCACCCCGGGGTACATCCTGTCGGTCGTCCTCATCGACGTcctcgggcgccgccgcctccagctcgcCGGCTTCGTGGTGATGACGGTCTCACTGCTTGCCCTCGCCATTTCCTACGACCACTGGACGTCGCACCCTGCCGGCTTCTTCGCGCTCTACAACGTGACCTTCTTCTTCGCCAACGCCGGGCCCAACGCCACCACGTTTGTCGCGCCCGCGGAGCTCTTCCCGGCGCGGCTCCGGTGCACGTGCCACGGCGTCGCCATGGCCGCAGGGAAGGCTGGCGCGGTTCTCGGGACGTTCGGGTTTTTATCCAAGGGCGCCGACAGCAAGTACGTGTCGGGCATTGGTGCCCGGAACGAGCTGTTCGTGCTGGCCGGCACCAATTTCCTGGGCATGCTGATGTCTCTGTTCGTCCCGGAGACGAGGGGCGCGTCACTGGAGGTACTGTCCAAGGAGGTCGTCTACGAATCAATTGACATGTTTATGGATAGCAATGGGGAATAA
- the LOC120680677 gene encoding GATA-binding factor C-like has translation MATAPGLGPRTGRSAATMATDDLAGGGREGEREGALGYILSLPAAVLPLPVAVSCLDATVPRRRAAAPPPRPAVLLWTFELPIPAPEEPKSLPPTASAATNPTEEARPPDPHTPAPAMERPAKRARRCLQCGATETPQWRSGPMGSGTLCNACGVQLKAAGALREQVHRPPPVTVRTVAEPPPESSVSDSSPDCPIWEPGRLHCGSSSPPQWWEGPMGRSTLCNSCGARYRQGRLLPEYRPLASPTFEPSEHANRHSQVLQLHRQWKGHQKNQQRLPTEEPQPVYHPTGAPPCSGGGGLASSVGFVAGSARAHRRAGGAPRPAREGAAGRSRSRSRGGGGGPEVDEWWRDGAQLAGSGSGSRERREEGNEKKVGSIFGSPNKEPSN, from the exons atggcgacg GCGCCTGGATTAGGCCCAAGAACCGGGCGATctgcggcgaccatggcgaccGATGACTTGGCCGGCGGTGGCAGGGAAGGGGAGCGGGAGGGGGCCCTCGGATACATCCTCTCGctcccggcggcggtgctgcctTTGCCCGTCGCTGTCTCCTGCCTTGACGCCACCGTCCCGCGCAGGCGCGCAGccgccccgcctccgcgcccAGCCGTGCTCCTGTGGACCTTTGAGCTCCCCATCCCCGCGCCAGAGGAGCCGAAGAGCCTGCCCCCCACAGCGTCAGCAGCCACGAATCCGACAGAGGAGGCGAGGCCCCCCGACCCCCATACCCCCGCGCCAGCCATGGAGAGGCCGGCCAAGAGGGCGAGGAGGTGCTTGCAGTGCGGAGCGACCGAGACTCCGCAGTGGAGGTCGGGGCCGATGGGGTCGGGCACGCTCTGCAACGCCTGCGGGGTCCAGCTCAAGGCGGCCGGGGCGCTGCGGGAGCAGGTGCACCGGCCCCCGCCGGTGACCGTGAGGACggtcgccgagccgccgccggagagctCGGTGTCAGACTCGTCGCCGGACTGCCCGATCTGGGAGCCCGGGCGCCTGCACTGcgggtcgtcgtcgccgccgcagtGGTGGGAGGGCCCGATGGGCCGCAGCACGCTGTGTAACTCGTGCGGCGCGCGGTACAGGCAGGGGCGGCTGCTGCCGGAGTACCGGCCGCTGGCGAGCCCCACCTTCGAGCCGTCGGAGCACGCCAACAGGCACAGCCAGGTGCTCCAGCTTCACCGACAGTGGAAGGGCCACCAGAAGAACCAGCAACGCCTGCCAACGGAGGAGCCACAACCCGTGTACCACCCGACCGGCGCGCCAccgtgcagcggcggcggtggcctcgCCTCCTCCGTCGGATTCGTGGCCGGCAGTGCGCGGGCCCACCGGCGTGCTGGGGGCGCGCCTCGGCCGGctagggagggggcggcgggccggagccggagccggagccggggaggaggaggcggaccggAGGTGGACGAGTGGTGGCGGGATGGAGCGCAGCTGGCGGGATCGGGATCGGGATCGAGAGAACGCAGAGAAgaaggaaatgaaaaaaaagtggGATCCATATTTGGCAGCCCAAATAAAGAGCCATCAAATTAG